One Nitrospirota bacterium DNA window includes the following coding sequences:
- the cysE gene encoding serine O-acetyltransferase translates to MLAHITQDLKAVFDRDPAATSKLEVVLTYAGFHALLAYRISHCLKSMGVPFLPRAISQLARWVTGVEIHPAAKIGTGFFIDHGMGVVIGETAEIGDYVTLFQGVTLGGTGKERGKRHPTLGNHVVVGAGAKILGGITIGDNVKIGANSVVLKNVPPNSTVIGVPGRVIKSLGERLPDATMDQVDLPDPISDRFLALEQELIDLRKRLENPDEKSNP, encoded by the coding sequence ATGCTGGCGCACATTACACAAGACCTCAAGGCGGTCTTTGATCGAGATCCGGCGGCAACAAGCAAGCTGGAGGTCGTTCTCACGTACGCAGGCTTCCATGCGTTGTTGGCGTATCGAATTTCCCATTGCCTCAAGTCGATGGGTGTTCCCTTCCTACCGCGTGCGATTTCACAACTAGCCCGCTGGGTAACCGGTGTGGAGATTCATCCTGCCGCCAAAATCGGGACGGGGTTTTTCATCGACCATGGTATGGGGGTGGTGATCGGCGAAACGGCTGAGATTGGGGACTACGTGACTCTCTTTCAAGGGGTGACTTTGGGGGGGACAGGTAAAGAGCGTGGCAAGAGGCACCCGACGCTTGGCAATCACGTGGTGGTTGGGGCTGGGGCCAAGATTCTTGGCGGGATTACGATCGGCGACAATGTGAAGATCGGGGCCAATTCTGTCGTATTGAAGAATGTGCCCCCCAATTCGACGGTCATCGGGGTGCCTGGCCGTGTGATTAAGTCCCTGGGCGAACGCCTGCCGGATGCGACGATGGACCAAGTTGATCTGCCAGACCCCATCAGCGACCGCTTTTTGGCTCTTGAGCAGGAATTGATCGACCTCCGAAAAAGACTCGAAAATCCTGATGAGAAGTCTAATCCGTAA